One part of the Cyclobacteriaceae bacterium genome encodes these proteins:
- a CDS encoding tetratricopeptide repeat protein, whose product MAKKDETKDLLQNPEALAEKLEGAENWLEQNSKLVTGMVGVLLLIVAGYFGFMYYKSSQDAQAQRDMFQAVYYFEADSLNLALNGDGNNLGFIDIINDYKFSDAANLAHFYAGVSYLKQGKYEAARLYLEDFSSNDLLVQARAYSLIGDAYMEEEKFEDAAKYYNKAAGYKPNKFFTPTYLMKAALAYEKLNQPEKAKEAYDQIITKYFESAEFTNARKFKAKLESNS is encoded by the coding sequence ATGGCGAAGAAAGACGAAACCAAAGATTTATTGCAGAACCCGGAAGCGCTGGCGGAAAAGCTGGAGGGCGCTGAAAATTGGTTGGAGCAAAACTCAAAACTTGTAACCGGCATGGTGGGTGTACTGCTGTTGATTGTGGCAGGATATTTTGGCTTTATGTATTACAAATCCAGCCAGGATGCTCAAGCCCAACGCGACATGTTTCAGGCGGTGTACTACTTTGAAGCAGACAGTTTGAACCTTGCCCTTAATGGCGATGGTAACAACTTAGGGTTCATCGATATCATTAATGATTACAAGTTTTCGGATGCCGCAAACCTGGCTCATTTCTATGCAGGCGTTTCTTATTTGAAGCAAGGGAAATATGAAGCTGCCAGACTGTACCTGGAAGACTTTAGCTCGAACGATCTTTTGGTTCAGGCACGTGCTTATAGTTTGATTGGCGATGCTTATATGGAAGAAGAAAAATTTGAAGATGCTGCCAAATACTACAATAAGGCAGCAGGCTATAAACCCAACAAATTTTTTACACCTACTTATTTGATGAAAGCGGCATTAGCCTACGAGAAATTGAATCAGCCGGAGAAAGCAAAAGAAGCGTACGATCAGATTATTACAAAATATTTTGAGTCGGCTGAGTTCACCAATGCCCGCAAGTTTAAAGCAAAACTGGAAAGCAACTCGTAA
- a CDS encoding CAP domain-containing protein has product MKKVIPFLILFCALSAYSPQYADSLICLQPEEKKLYDLIMDYRQSLGLEVIPLSAKLTQVAQIHARDLSENHDPTNEKCNLHSWSKKGNWTSCCYTNDHKQAKCMWDKPREIAGYNSNGFEISYYSSAGANAEEGLGGWKKSPGHNRVIINEGTWKQLEWRAIGIGIYKEYGVVWFGTLEDDATLVVCNN; this is encoded by the coding sequence ATGAAAAAAGTAATCCCATTTCTGATCCTGTTCTGCGCCTTATCTGCCTATTCTCCTCAATATGCAGATAGCTTAATTTGCCTTCAGCCAGAAGAGAAAAAATTGTATGACCTTATCATGGATTATCGGCAAAGTCTGGGGCTTGAGGTTATTCCCCTGTCGGCAAAGCTTACCCAGGTGGCACAAATCCATGCCCGCGATTTAAGCGAAAATCACGACCCGACCAATGAGAAATGTAACCTGCACAGCTGGTCGAAAAAAGGAAACTGGACATCATGTTGTTACACCAATGATCACAAGCAAGCCAAATGTATGTGGGATAAACCACGCGAGATTGCCGGTTACAACAGCAATGGATTTGAAATTTCATACTATTCTTCAGCAGGCGCCAATGCCGAAGAAGGACTGGGGGGATGGAAAAAAAGCCCCGGGCACAACAGGGTAATCATCAACGAAGGCACCTGGAAACAACTTGAATGGCGCGCCATTGGCATAGGCATTTATAAAGAATACGGTGTTGTTTGGTTTGGCACACTGGAAGATGATGCTACTCTTGTAGTTTGCAATAATTAA
- the nusG gene encoding transcription termination/antitermination factor NusG, with amino-acid sequence MGELKWYVLRVVSGQEKKVKSYLENEIEREKLRDFIPQVLIPSEKVYEMRGGKKRVRERNFFPGYVLISADLSHGEAYHSVNNIPGVIGFLGNNGSGSSKEPVPLRQSEVNRILGKVDEIDSFDEKLETPFIKGESVKVMDGPFSGFTGSVEEIFEEKKKLNVMVKIFGRNTPVELNYMQVEKLD; translated from the coding sequence ATGGGCGAATTGAAGTGGTATGTACTGCGTGTTGTCAGTGGCCAGGAAAAGAAAGTTAAATCTTACCTGGAGAACGAAATCGAGCGCGAAAAACTAAGGGATTTTATCCCGCAGGTTTTAATACCATCGGAGAAGGTTTATGAAATGAGAGGGGGCAAGAAAAGGGTTCGGGAGCGAAACTTCTTCCCCGGATATGTGCTCATCTCTGCTGATTTGTCGCATGGGGAGGCATATCACTCGGTAAATAATATACCCGGTGTTATTGGCTTTCTGGGTAACAATGGATCGGGGTCATCAAAAGAGCCGGTGCCTTTGCGCCAGTCTGAGGTGAACCGGATTTTAGGTAAAGTTGATGAGATTGATTCATTCGATGAGAAACTTGAGACACCATTTATCAAAGGTGAATCGGTGAAAGTAATGGATGGTCCGTTTAGCGGTTTTACCGGATCGGTTGAAGAAATTTTTGAAGAAAAGAAGAAGCTTAACGTAATGGTTAAGATTTTCGGCAGGAATACACCTGTTGAGTTGAATTATATGCAGGTTGAAAAGTTAGATTAA
- the panB gene encoding 3-methyl-2-oxobutanoate hydroxymethyltransferase: protein MSVHKSDLKKITTHQLQEMKNRGEKISMLTAYDYSMAKIIDGAGIDIILVGDSASNVMAGNETTLPITLDQMIYHGSSVVKAVTRALVVVDLPFGSYQGSSGEALRSAIRIMKEAGAHAVKLEGGSEVKDSVERILMAGIPVMGHLGLTPQSIYKFGTYTVRAKEEAEATKLLEDAKLLEACGCFALVLEKIPAKLAKQVASALHIPVIGIGAGSDVDGQVLVMQDMLGINQDFKPRFLRRYADLHTAITNAVGKYITDVKSKDFPSKEEMY from the coding sequence ATGTCGGTACACAAAAGCGATTTAAAGAAGATCACCACGCACCAGCTCCAGGAAATGAAAAACCGAGGAGAAAAAATTTCCATGCTCACCGCGTATGATTACAGCATGGCAAAAATTATTGACGGTGCGGGCATTGATATTATACTCGTGGGCGATTCAGCTTCGAATGTGATGGCTGGTAATGAAACTACACTCCCTATCACGCTGGATCAAATGATTTATCATGGATCATCGGTGGTGAAAGCCGTAACACGCGCACTGGTTGTAGTCGACCTTCCGTTTGGTTCTTATCAGGGAAGTTCCGGTGAAGCGCTACGTTCAGCCATACGAATTATGAAAGAAGCGGGGGCGCATGCCGTTAAGTTGGAAGGTGGAAGTGAAGTGAAAGATTCCGTTGAGCGAATTCTTATGGCTGGCATTCCGGTGATGGGGCATTTGGGCTTAACACCTCAGTCCATTTATAAATTTGGTACGTATACCGTACGCGCCAAAGAAGAAGCAGAAGCTACTAAATTGCTGGAGGATGCGAAGCTGTTGGAGGCATGTGGATGTTTTGCACTCGTGCTCGAAAAAATTCCGGCTAAGCTGGCTAAGCAGGTTGCCAGTGCATTGCATATACCGGTTATTGGCATTGGAGCAGGGTCCGATGTTGATGGCCAGGTACTTGTGATGCAAGACATGCTGGGCATCAATCAGGATTTTAAGCCACGTTTTTTGCGCAGGTATGCCGACCTGCATACGGCAATTACAAATGCAGTAGGCAAGTATATCACCGATGTAAAATCAAAAGATTTTCCGAGTAAGGAAGAGATGTACTAG
- a CDS encoding DUF1080 domain-containing protein has translation MKTNYYLLFLLMALSSANLIFAQGNYPNTPPAVSPMPMKPEMTEIWEPEVPVVTPGKNVGDAPSDAIILFNGENLDQWVSKKDPSKPAPWKLVDKTHMEVVPGSGDIQTKMKFGDCQLHLEFSAPDVVESQGQGRGNSGVFFQNRYELQILDSYNNRTYRNGQAGSIYKDHAPLVNAMKGPLEWNTFDVIYRAPRFKANGSLDSPATITVLHNGVLIQNNVTINGLTLYVGLHHYPEAHGDDVISLQDHGNKTQFRNIWIRKL, from the coding sequence ATGAAAACAAATTACTACCTGTTATTTCTACTCATGGCATTGTCTTCTGCCAATTTAATCTTCGCTCAGGGTAATTATCCGAACACACCGCCAGCGGTTTCGCCCATGCCCATGAAACCGGAGATGACAGAAATCTGGGAACCTGAGGTGCCAGTTGTAACCCCGGGCAAGAACGTGGGTGACGCACCTTCCGATGCCATTATACTTTTCAATGGCGAAAATCTTGATCAGTGGGTAAGCAAGAAAGATCCGTCTAAGCCGGCTCCGTGGAAACTTGTTGACAAGACACATATGGAGGTAGTGCCCGGTTCAGGCGACATTCAAACGAAAATGAAGTTTGGTGATTGTCAGTTACACCTTGAATTCAGCGCGCCTGATGTAGTGGAGAGCCAGGGGCAGGGCCGCGGAAACAGCGGAGTATTTTTTCAAAACCGGTACGAACTTCAAATACTGGATTCGTATAACAACCGAACCTATCGAAACGGCCAGGCCGGAAGTATTTATAAAGACCACGCTCCCCTGGTTAACGCCATGAAGGGACCGCTTGAGTGGAATACGTTCGATGTAATCTATCGCGCACCGCGCTTCAAAGCCAATGGCAGCCTGGACTCACCGGCCACTATAACCGTGCTGCACAATGGCGTTTTGATCCAGAATAATGTTACCATTAACGGATTAACCTTGTACGTTGGATTGCATCATTACCCTGAAGCGCACGGTGATGATGTGATTTCACTGCAGGATCATGGAAATAAAACGCAGTTCAGAAATATCTGGATCAGGAAATTATAA
- a CDS encoding DNA replication/repair protein RecF: MHLTKLQLANFKNYEELVLEFPSRVNFLLGLNGSGKTNLLDAIHYLSVTKSFSNSSDTQNIRYGADYFFIRGFFANVNKQGEVFCQVQSGKKKVFQENGRDYDKVSDHIGKYPVVLISPLDVDLVKESSEARRKFFDQMIAQVDHSYLDALLEYHHALKQRNALLKLFTENNSIDYDMIDLYDQQMARSGGLIYQKRKAFVAEFLPIFNTSYNLLVDNREDATLAYASELEASEFEAGLKSSIKKDLILQRTTFGVHRDDYVFGFAHGELKRLGSQGQQKSFLVAIKLAQVEVIKSHLGFSPILLLDDIFDKLDDTRIARLLRIISGADYGQSFITDAGPERTQAMVDELDIDCDIFSVEKGIIHQSSIQ, translated from the coding sequence GTGCATCTTACTAAGCTCCAGTTGGCGAATTTTAAGAATTATGAAGAACTCGTGCTGGAGTTTCCTTCCCGGGTTAATTTTTTGCTGGGCTTAAACGGAAGTGGAAAAACCAACCTGTTGGATGCCATCCATTATCTCTCCGTTACCAAAAGTTTCTCAAATTCATCCGACACCCAGAATATTCGTTATGGTGCCGATTATTTTTTTATCAGGGGTTTCTTTGCCAATGTGAATAAACAAGGTGAAGTTTTTTGCCAGGTTCAATCCGGCAAAAAGAAAGTGTTTCAGGAAAACGGGAGAGATTATGACAAGGTCAGTGATCATATAGGAAAATATCCGGTGGTGTTGATCTCACCTCTGGATGTTGATCTTGTAAAAGAATCCAGTGAGGCACGCAGAAAGTTTTTTGATCAGATGATTGCTCAAGTTGACCATTCCTACCTGGATGCACTTTTGGAATATCATCATGCGCTTAAGCAACGGAACGCTTTATTAAAACTTTTCACTGAGAACAATTCTATAGACTATGATATGATTGATCTTTATGATCAGCAGATGGCCAGGTCGGGAGGATTAATCTATCAAAAAAGAAAAGCATTTGTGGCAGAGTTTTTACCCATTTTCAACACGTCCTATAATCTGTTAGTAGACAATCGTGAGGATGCCACGTTAGCGTATGCTTCTGAATTGGAGGCCTCTGAGTTTGAAGCAGGTTTGAAAAGCAGTATCAAAAAGGACTTGATTTTACAGCGCACGACCTTTGGGGTACACCGCGATGATTATGTTTTTGGATTTGCCCATGGCGAATTGAAACGTTTAGGGTCGCAAGGCCAGCAAAAGTCGTTTCTGGTTGCCATTAAACTAGCTCAGGTAGAGGTAATTAAGTCGCATTTAGGCTTTAGCCCGATTTTATTGCTGGATGACATTTTTGACAAATTGGATGATACGCGCATTGCCCGTTTGCTCAGGATTATTTCAGGAGCGGATTATGGTCAGTCGTTCATAACGGATGCCGGCCCCGAGCGAACCCAGGCTATGGTGGATGAACTTGATATTGATTGCGATATCTTTAGTGTAGAAAAGGGGATTATTCATCAAAGCAGTATCCAATGA
- the secE gene encoding preprotein translocase subunit SecE, translated as MQKVKTYFLESWDELRNKVSWSSFNELQSSAILVLVASTIFALAIGAIDWVFKTGLEWFYREF; from the coding sequence ATGCAGAAGGTTAAAACATACTTCTTGGAATCCTGGGATGAGCTGCGAAACAAGGTTTCATGGTCCAGTTTCAACGAGTTGCAGAGCAGTGCCATTTTGGTGCTGGTGGCTTCAACCATTTTTGCCTTGGCAATTGGTGCTATTGACTGGGTTTTTAAAACCGGTTTGGAGTGGTTTTATAGAGAATTTTAA
- a CDS encoding 6,7-dimethyl-8-ribityllumazine synthase — protein MAGPLSSGKVLTRIDLSSTRIALVVAEWNEEITEALYQSAVATLLSHGVTKENIIRKNVPGTFELSLGAQWMAQRDEIDAVICLGCVIQGETPHFDYICQAVAYGITEVGLKTGKPVIFGVLTTLNKQQAFDRAGGKYGNKGEEAALTSIKMLGF, from the coding sequence ATGGCAGGCCCCTTATCATCCGGAAAAGTACTAACCCGCATAGATCTTTCCTCCACACGAATTGCTTTGGTTGTTGCTGAATGGAACGAAGAAATCACCGAGGCTTTATATCAATCGGCCGTAGCAACCTTGCTCAGCCATGGGGTAACCAAAGAAAACATTATTCGGAAAAATGTACCGGGCACATTTGAGTTATCACTTGGTGCACAATGGATGGCGCAACGCGATGAGATTGATGCTGTGATTTGCTTAGGTTGTGTTATTCAGGGAGAAACTCCGCACTTCGATTACATCTGCCAGGCGGTAGCCTATGGCATTACTGAAGTTGGATTAAAAACCGGCAAGCCGGTGATTTTTGGGGTGCTTACCACACTAAACAAGCAACAAGCCTTTGACCGGGCAGGTGGCAAATATGGCAACAAGGGTGAAGAGGCAGCGCTCACATCGATTAAGATGTTGGGATTCTAA
- a CDS encoding DUF721 domain-containing protein yields the protein MKGRGKKSDILPIKDAIRDLLNSYHLESKFDEAQVVASWERLVGVPIAKRTRKVFIKNKVLFVEFKTAAMKSDFLLHKAKVLELFRKEFGPGVLNDIAIL from the coding sequence ATGAAAGGCCGGGGTAAGAAGTCTGATATTTTACCAATTAAGGATGCCATTCGTGATCTTCTTAACTCATATCACCTGGAATCCAAATTTGATGAGGCACAAGTGGTGGCTTCGTGGGAAAGGTTGGTGGGTGTGCCTATTGCCAAACGAACCCGTAAGGTATTTATCAAAAACAAGGTATTGTTCGTGGAATTTAAAACCGCAGCCATGAAAAGTGACTTTCTCCTTCATAAAGCTAAAGTTCTTGAACTCTTCCGCAAGGAATTCGGACCGGGCGTACTAAACGATATTGCCATTCTTTAA
- a CDS encoding phosphoribosyltransferase, translating into MVSEKTLILDGAQVKQKIRRMAFEIYENNFKEKSIVVAGIDGQGYVLAKLLAKEIESISSIEAKLVKVSLDKLAPQQGEVILDCDVKEVKKKSIILVDDVLNTGRTLAYGLKPFLDTEVKKIETAVLVNRSHTNFPIYPQYTGYALATTIKDHVKVVLGKESAVYLS; encoded by the coding sequence ATGGTTTCGGAAAAAACATTGATTCTTGATGGCGCGCAGGTGAAGCAGAAGATTCGCAGGATGGCCTTCGAGATTTACGAAAATAATTTCAAGGAGAAGTCCATTGTCGTTGCCGGAATTGATGGCCAGGGTTATGTGTTGGCAAAGTTGCTCGCGAAGGAAATTGAATCCATATCATCGATAGAAGCAAAGCTGGTGAAAGTAAGTCTTGATAAACTGGCTCCCCAGCAAGGCGAGGTTATTCTGGATTGCGATGTGAAGGAAGTAAAGAAGAAGAGTATTATTTTAGTAGATGATGTGCTCAACACAGGCCGCACATTGGCCTATGGGCTTAAACCTTTTTTAGACACCGAAGTCAAAAAAATTGAGACAGCCGTTCTTGTCAATCGTAGTCATACCAACTTTCCAATTTATCCGCAATACACCGGGTATGCGCTGGCCACCACCATTAAAGATCATGTAAAAGTTGTGCTGGGTAAAGAGTCAGCTGTTTACTTATCGTAG
- the icd gene encoding NADP-dependent isocitrate dehydrogenase: MSDQKITISNGKLTVPDNPTIPFIEGDGTGPDIWSASQHVFDSAVAKAYGGKRKINWKEVLAGEKSFNKTGSWLPDETLDAFRDYLVGIKGPLTTPVGGGIRSLNVALRQILDLYVCLRPVRWYEGVPSPVKNPGAVDMVIFRENTEDIYAGIEFAAGSPEAQKMLDFLAKEFPKEYNKIRFNTKEKSEAFWKMVGAPSVKNEVNVGIGIKPVSWSGSVRLIHSAIAYAIKFNRKSVTLVHKGNIMKFTEGAFMDWGYAIAEEYFGDRVYTWKRWEKTKKEKGEDAANAEQKAAVAAGKIIIKDSIADITLQQVLTRPEDFEVIATLNLNGDYLSDALAAQVGGIGIAPGANINYITGHAIFEATHGTAPKYAGQDKVNPGSVILSGVMMLEYMGWQEAADLINRGLEKAISTKRVTYDFHRQMEGATLLKCSEFGQEVVKNM; this comes from the coding sequence ATGAGCGATCAGAAGATTACGATCAGTAACGGCAAGTTAACAGTACCCGATAACCCAACCATTCCATTTATTGAAGGCGATGGTACGGGTCCGGATATCTGGAGTGCTTCACAACATGTATTTGATTCAGCTGTTGCAAAAGCTTACGGTGGCAAGAGGAAAATTAACTGGAAGGAAGTATTGGCAGGCGAAAAGTCGTTTAACAAAACAGGAAGCTGGTTGCCCGATGAAACCCTGGATGCTTTCCGTGACTATTTAGTTGGAATAAAAGGCCCGCTTACTACTCCGGTAGGTGGTGGTATACGTTCGTTGAATGTTGCCTTGCGCCAGATTCTTGATTTATATGTTTGTCTTCGGCCGGTGCGCTGGTATGAAGGTGTACCTTCACCGGTGAAAAATCCGGGTGCGGTGGATATGGTAATCTTCCGTGAAAATACAGAAGATATTTATGCAGGGATCGAGTTTGCTGCGGGGTCGCCAGAAGCGCAAAAAATGCTCGATTTTCTTGCGAAGGAGTTTCCGAAAGAATACAACAAGATTCGATTCAACACCAAAGAGAAGTCAGAGGCTTTTTGGAAAATGGTTGGTGCTCCAAGTGTAAAAAATGAGGTGAACGTTGGCATCGGTATTAAACCGGTAAGCTGGAGCGGAAGCGTTCGGTTAATACACAGTGCTATTGCTTACGCTATAAAGTTTAATCGCAAATCTGTAACGCTCGTACACAAAGGCAACATCATGAAGTTTACCGAAGGTGCTTTTATGGACTGGGGTTATGCCATTGCTGAAGAATATTTTGGCGATAGAGTGTACACCTGGAAACGGTGGGAAAAGACCAAGAAAGAAAAGGGAGAAGATGCCGCCAATGCAGAACAGAAAGCTGCCGTGGCTGCGGGTAAGATTATCATCAAAGATTCTATTGCCGACATTACGCTTCAACAGGTGTTAACACGCCCTGAAGATTTTGAAGTAATAGCTACCTTAAACCTAAACGGAGATTACCTCAGTGACGCATTAGCGGCTCAGGTAGGTGGTATTGGTATTGCTCCGGGAGCGAACATCAACTACATCACTGGTCACGCCATCTTCGAAGCTACACATGGCACAGCACCGAAGTATGCCGGTCAGGATAAAGTGAATCCCGGCTCGGTTATTCTTTCCGGTGTGATGATGCTGGAGTATATGGGCTGGCAGGAAGCAGCTGATCTGATTAATCGTGGTCTTGAAAAAGCAATTTCCACCAAGCGTGTAACGTATGATTTCCATCGTCAGATGGAAGGTGCAACGCTGCTGAAGTGTTCAGAGTTTGGACAGGAAGTGGTAAAGAATATGTAA
- a CDS encoding Lrp/AsnC family transcriptional regulator, which produces MKNIKLDATDRKILEMLQRNSNITNALLAKEIGLSPAPTLERVNKLENAEVIKSYHAVIDPASVGLGVSTFVMVTLKGHNKDNIEKFMHAINQVDEVIECHHITGAGDFILKIICADIAAYQQLMLEKVSNIDVVDSLQSMVILSTMKSSKVLPIPS; this is translated from the coding sequence ATGAAAAACATCAAACTGGATGCTACCGACAGGAAAATCCTGGAAATGCTTCAACGCAATTCGAACATTACCAATGCTTTGCTGGCCAAAGAAATCGGCCTGTCGCCCGCGCCAACCCTGGAGCGTGTAAACAAGCTTGAAAATGCCGAAGTAATTAAGAGTTATCATGCCGTAATTGATCCGGCTTCGGTAGGCCTGGGGGTTAGCACCTTTGTTATGGTTACCCTGAAAGGCCACAATAAGGACAACATTGAGAAGTTTATGCATGCCATCAATCAGGTAGATGAGGTTATCGAGTGCCATCATATTACGGGAGCCGGTGATTTTATTTTAAAAATCATCTGTGCCGATATAGCTGCTTATCAGCAACTGATGCTGGAGAAAGTTTCCAACATTGATGTAGTGGATAGCCTCCAGTCGATGGTAATTTTGTCTACCATGAAATCAAGCAAGGTGCTTCCTATTCCAAGCTGA
- the pdhA gene encoding pyruvate dehydrogenase (acetyl-transferring) E1 component subunit alpha — MSTTAKAKKTEASESAEKGFSKETYLFWYESMLLMRKFEEKAGQLYGMQKIKGFCHLYIGQEACAAGAVTALKKGDKWITAYRDHAHPLALGTSPNAVMAELYGKETGCSKGKGGSMHIFDKNVNFIGGHGIVGGQIPLGAGIGFAEKYNKTDNLCICYMGDGAVRQGAFHEALNLAMLWKLPVIFVIENNGYAMGTSVKRTSNVHELYTLAESYDMPSEPVDAMKVEEVHLAVARAAERARKGDGPTLLEFRTYRYKGHSMSDPQKYRTKDEVEEYKQRDPVEVVRKTLMDRKMATEADLEKIEQKVAAQVEESVKFAEESNFPDPSEAMTDIYYEADYPFITD; from the coding sequence ATGTCCACGACCGCCAAAGCTAAGAAAACTGAAGCCTCTGAGAGCGCAGAAAAAGGTTTTTCAAAAGAAACCTACCTGTTCTGGTATGAAAGCATGTTGTTGATGCGAAAGTTTGAAGAAAAGGCAGGCCAGCTTTACGGTATGCAAAAAATTAAAGGCTTCTGCCACCTCTATATCGGTCAGGAGGCGTGCGCAGCCGGTGCGGTAACGGCACTTAAAAAAGGAGATAAGTGGATAACCGCATATCGCGACCACGCCCATCCGCTTGCATTAGGCACAAGCCCCAATGCAGTGATGGCCGAATTGTATGGAAAAGAAACCGGCTGTTCAAAAGGTAAAGGCGGATCGATGCACATTTTTGATAAGAACGTGAACTTTATCGGGGGGCATGGTATTGTTGGGGGCCAAATCCCTTTGGGGGCAGGTATAGGCTTCGCTGAAAAATACAATAAGACCGACAATCTGTGCATCTGTTACATGGGTGACGGTGCTGTTCGCCAGGGTGCCTTTCATGAGGCCCTGAACCTGGCTATGTTGTGGAAGCTTCCCGTAATTTTTGTAATCGAAAACAATGGCTACGCCATGGGTACTTCCGTAAAACGTACTTCCAACGTGCATGAGCTTTATACCCTGGCGGAATCATACGATATGCCATCGGAACCTGTGGATGCGATGAAAGTTGAAGAAGTACACCTTGCCGTTGCCCGCGCTGCAGAACGCGCCCGTAAAGGCGATGGCCCTACTTTGCTGGAGTTCAGGACCTATCGCTACAAAGGCCACTCCATGTCCGATCCACAAAAGTATCGTACCAAAGATGAGGTTGAGGAGTATAAGCAACGCGACCCGGTTGAGGTGGTGCGTAAAACACTTATGGATAGGAAAATGGCAACCGAAGCCGACCTGGAAAAAATAGAACAAAAAGTTGCGGCCCAGGTGGAGGAAAGCGTGAAGTTTGCCGAAGAATCGAACTTCCCTGATCCATCAGAAGCAATGACCGATATTTATTACGAAGCCGATTACCCCTTCATTACCGACTAA
- the tuf gene encoding elongation factor Tu: protein MAKETFDRSKPHVNVGTIGHVDHGKTTLTAAITKVLASKGLAAERDFSSIDNAPEEKERGITINTSHVEYQTQNRHYAHVDCPGHADYVKNMVTGAAQMDGAILVVAATDGPMPQTREHILLARQVGVPALVVFMNKVDLVDDAELLDLVEMEVRELLSSYKFPGDTTPVIRGSALGGLNGEPKWVEKIEELMKAVDEFIPLPVRLIDKDFLMPVEDVFSITGRGTVATGRIERGIINSGDAVEILGMGAENLKSTVTGVEMFRKILDRGEAGDNVGLLLRGIEKEQIRRGMVICKPGSVTPHAKFKAEVYVLSKEEGGRHTPFFNKYRPQFYFRTTDVTGEIMLPAGVEMVMPGDNISIEVQLINKIAMEKGLRFAIREGGRTVGSGQVTEILD from the coding sequence ATGGCTAAAGAAACATTTGATCGTTCGAAACCCCACGTAAACGTAGGTACAATTGGTCACGTTGACCATGGTAAAACTACCTTAACTGCTGCCATTACCAAAGTATTGGCTTCTAAAGGTCTTGCCGCTGAACGTGATTTCTCGTCTATCGACAACGCACCGGAAGAGAAAGAACGCGGTATTACCATCAATACCTCTCACGTTGAGTATCAAACCCAAAACCGTCACTATGCGCACGTTGACTGTCCGGGTCACGCTGACTATGTGAAGAACATGGTTACCGGTGCTGCCCAGATGGACGGTGCCATCTTGGTAGTGGCTGCTACCGATGGCCCTATGCCCCAAACCCGTGAGCACATTCTGTTGGCCCGTCAGGTAGGTGTACCTGCTTTGGTGGTGTTCATGAACAAAGTTGACTTGGTTGACGATGCAGAATTGTTAGACTTGGTTGAAATGGAAGTTCGCGAACTTCTTTCATCTTATAAATTCCCTGGTGATACTACCCCGGTTATCCGTGGTTCTGCATTGGGAGGACTGAATGGTGAGCCAAAGTGGGTTGAAAAAATTGAAGAACTTATGAAGGCGGTAGATGAGTTCATTCCGCTCCCAGTTCGTTTGATCGACAAAGATTTCTTGATGCCGGTTGAAGATGTGTTCTCGATCACCGGTCGTGGTACTGTGGCTACCGGTCGTATCGAGCGCGGTATCATCAACTCTGGTGATGCGGTTGAAATTCTTGGTATGGGTGCTGAAAACTTGAAATCCACCGTTACGGGTGTGGAAATGTTCCGTAAGATCCTTGACAGGGGCGAGGCTGGTGACAACGTAGGTTTATTGCTTCGCGGTATTGAAAAGGAGCAAATCCGCAGGGGTATGGTTATTTGTAAGCCCGGTTCGGTAACCCCGCACGCTAAGTTCAAAGCTGAGGTTTACGTTCTTTCAAAAGAAGAAGGTGGTCGTCACACTCCATTCTTTAACAAATACCGTCCTCAATTCTATTTCCGCACAACGGATGTAACAGGAGAAATCATGTTGCCTGCTGGTGTTGAAATGGTTATGCCAGGCGATAATATCTCCATCGAAGTTCAGTTGATCAACAAGATTGCTATGGAAAAAGGTCTTCGTTTCGCGATCCGCGAAGGAGGCCGCACCGTTGGATCTGGTCAGGTAACTGAAATTCTTGACTAA